A genomic region of Pogoniulus pusillus isolate bPogPus1 chromosome 35, bPogPus1.pri, whole genome shotgun sequence contains the following coding sequences:
- the LOC135190335 gene encoding carboxyl-terminal PDZ ligand of neuronal nitric oxide synthase protein-like isoform X1, giving the protein MPVKNRYNLVDDGCDSRVPLHNEEAFQHGIHFQAKYIGSLDVPRPNSRVEIVAAMRRIRYEFKAKNIKKKKVNIIVSVDGVKVILRKKQKRKEWTWDESKMVVMHDPVYRIFYVSHDSQDLKIFSYIARDGANNSFRCNVFKSKKKSQAMRVVRTVGQAFEVCHKLSLQHALQNADGQADGASDKSAEEQPLEVHQIKGSKITDTDDSDGICVSERGPGELPTARGDLGMLKSGQASKDKNCQDAENYSLHPASSQQLLSPSSPCSSASITPLASQHCLQLLQQQLLQQQQQTQVAVAQVQLLKDQLAAETAARIEAQARVRQLLLTNRDLLQHVSLLVRQLTVLEAREQHRQPVDRSLQNLSLAQSLSLNLKNHYSLDVHLPSTSTPASILGSPVAPGSLPALGPGDSYLNLIGLERGGHHYSSKDGDECLAVLEGQDGLSRRVEGSEVGEFTLLNGSGQQKADDAYRGDEDRQQQPIPKLNPPPPILRKRSSKTSPSLEVEVKPEGGAHLSLPSSSVSNLTSITASSLTLLDPEARTPAPSAASGTEPIPARTCQHTLGKDRTGESRQMSPLASIHNPAASKALAKDLAALASPMDSTLPFSPADDTCLHISFSEDELLESELDTARGPSRIPP; this is encoded by the exons TATGAGTTCAAAGCCAAGAACATTAAGAAGAAGAAAGTGAACATCATTGTGTCTGTGGATGGGGTGAAGGTGATTCTGCGCAAGAAGCAGAAG AGAAAGGAGTGGACCTGGGATGAGAGTAAGATGGTGGTGATGCACGACCCCGTGTACAG GATCTTCTACGTATCTCATGACTCACAAGACCTGAAAATCTTTAGCTACATTGCAAGGGACGGCGCAAACAACTCCTTCAGGTGCAATGTCTTCAAATCAAAGAAGAAG AGCCAGGCGATGCGGGTGGTGCGCACGGTGGGACAGGCCTTCGAGGTGTGCCACaagctgagcctgcagcacGCCCTGCAGAATGCCGACGGGCAAGCGGACGGTGCCAGCGACAAGTCAGCCGAGGAGCAGCCACTAGAAG TTCACCAGATTAAGGGCTCCAAGATCACGGATACAGACGATTCTGATGGCATCTGTGTGTCCGAGAGGGGACCTGGAGAGCTGCCCACTGCCAGGGGAGACCTTGGCATGCTGAAATCTGGGCAAGCCTCAAAGGATAAGAACTGCCAG GATGCCGAGAACTACTCCCTCCACccagccagctcccagcagctgctcagcccaagcagcccctgctcctcagcctctaTCACCCCACTggcctcccagcactgcctccagctgctccagcagcagctcctccagcagcagcagcagacgcAGGTGGCTGTGGCCCAG GTGCAGCTGCTCAAGGACCAACTAGCCGCCGAAACGGCAGCACGGATCGAAGCGCAGGCTCGGGTACGGCAGCTCCTGTTGACCAACCGTGATCTGCTGCAGCACGTTTCCTTGCTGGTGCGGCAGCTGACAGTGCTGGAAGCCCGAGAGCAACACAGGCAACCAG TTGACCGCTCCTTGCAAAACCTGTCCCTGGCTCAGTCCCTCTCCCTGAACCTGAAGAACCACTACAGCTTGGATGTCCACCTGCCATCCACCTCCACCCCTGCCAGCATCCTGGGCAGTCCTGTGGCCCCTGGCTCACTGCCGGCCCTGGGCCCTGGGGACTCCTACCTCAACCTCATTGGCCTGGAGCGGGGAGGCCATCACTACAGCAGCAAGGATGGGGACGAGTgcttggctgtgctggaggGGCAGGATGGGCTCAGTCGGCGTGTGGAGGGCTCTGAGGTCGGCGAGTTCACTCTGCTCAACGGGAgtggccagcagaaggcagatgaCGCATACAGAGGGGATGAGGACAG gcagcagcagcccattcCCAAGCTCAACCCTCCACCACCCATCCTACGCAAAAGGTCAAGCAAGACATCCCCAAGCTTGGAAGTAGAGGTGAAGCCTGAGGGTGGTGCCCACTTGAGCTTGCCCAGCTCCAGTGTCTCCAATCTCACCAGCATCACTGCCAGCTCACTCACCCTCTTGGACCCTGAGGCAAGGACTCCAGCACCAAGTGCTGCCTCCGGCACAGAGCCCATCCCTGCCAGGACCTGCCAGCATACTCTGGGCAAGGACAGGACTggagagagcaggcagatgTCCCCCTTGGCCAGCATCCATaaccctgcagccagcaaggctCTGGCCAAGGACTTGGCTGCCCTGGCCAGCCCCATGGACAGCACATtgcccttctcccctgcagatgACACCTGCTTGCACATCAGCTTCTCAGAAGATGAGTTGCTTGAATCAGAGCTGGACACTGCCAGGGGTCCCAGCAGGATCCCCCCATAG
- the LOC135190335 gene encoding carboxyl-terminal PDZ ligand of neuronal nitric oxide synthase protein-like isoform X2, producing the protein MEQVNIYRKQRLQYEFKAKNIKKKKVNIIVSVDGVKVILRKKQKRKEWTWDESKMVVMHDPVYRIFYVSHDSQDLKIFSYIARDGANNSFRCNVFKSKKKSQAMRVVRTVGQAFEVCHKLSLQHALQNADGQADGASDKSAEEQPLEVHQIKGSKITDTDDSDGICVSERGPGELPTARGDLGMLKSGQASKDKNCQDAENYSLHPASSQQLLSPSSPCSSASITPLASQHCLQLLQQQLLQQQQQTQVAVAQVQLLKDQLAAETAARIEAQARVRQLLLTNRDLLQHVSLLVRQLTVLEAREQHRQPVDRSLQNLSLAQSLSLNLKNHYSLDVHLPSTSTPASILGSPVAPGSLPALGPGDSYLNLIGLERGGHHYSSKDGDECLAVLEGQDGLSRRVEGSEVGEFTLLNGSGQQKADDAYRGDEDRQQQPIPKLNPPPPILRKRSSKTSPSLEVEVKPEGGAHLSLPSSSVSNLTSITASSLTLLDPEARTPAPSAASGTEPIPARTCQHTLGKDRTGESRQMSPLASIHNPAASKALAKDLAALASPMDSTLPFSPADDTCLHISFSEDELLESELDTARGPSRIPP; encoded by the exons TATGAGTTCAAAGCCAAGAACATTAAGAAGAAGAAAGTGAACATCATTGTGTCTGTGGATGGGGTGAAGGTGATTCTGCGCAAGAAGCAGAAG AGAAAGGAGTGGACCTGGGATGAGAGTAAGATGGTGGTGATGCACGACCCCGTGTACAG GATCTTCTACGTATCTCATGACTCACAAGACCTGAAAATCTTTAGCTACATTGCAAGGGACGGCGCAAACAACTCCTTCAGGTGCAATGTCTTCAAATCAAAGAAGAAG AGCCAGGCGATGCGGGTGGTGCGCACGGTGGGACAGGCCTTCGAGGTGTGCCACaagctgagcctgcagcacGCCCTGCAGAATGCCGACGGGCAAGCGGACGGTGCCAGCGACAAGTCAGCCGAGGAGCAGCCACTAGAAG TTCACCAGATTAAGGGCTCCAAGATCACGGATACAGACGATTCTGATGGCATCTGTGTGTCCGAGAGGGGACCTGGAGAGCTGCCCACTGCCAGGGGAGACCTTGGCATGCTGAAATCTGGGCAAGCCTCAAAGGATAAGAACTGCCAG GATGCCGAGAACTACTCCCTCCACccagccagctcccagcagctgctcagcccaagcagcccctgctcctcagcctctaTCACCCCACTggcctcccagcactgcctccagctgctccagcagcagctcctccagcagcagcagcagacgcAGGTGGCTGTGGCCCAG GTGCAGCTGCTCAAGGACCAACTAGCCGCCGAAACGGCAGCACGGATCGAAGCGCAGGCTCGGGTACGGCAGCTCCTGTTGACCAACCGTGATCTGCTGCAGCACGTTTCCTTGCTGGTGCGGCAGCTGACAGTGCTGGAAGCCCGAGAGCAACACAGGCAACCAG TTGACCGCTCCTTGCAAAACCTGTCCCTGGCTCAGTCCCTCTCCCTGAACCTGAAGAACCACTACAGCTTGGATGTCCACCTGCCATCCACCTCCACCCCTGCCAGCATCCTGGGCAGTCCTGTGGCCCCTGGCTCACTGCCGGCCCTGGGCCCTGGGGACTCCTACCTCAACCTCATTGGCCTGGAGCGGGGAGGCCATCACTACAGCAGCAAGGATGGGGACGAGTgcttggctgtgctggaggGGCAGGATGGGCTCAGTCGGCGTGTGGAGGGCTCTGAGGTCGGCGAGTTCACTCTGCTCAACGGGAgtggccagcagaaggcagatgaCGCATACAGAGGGGATGAGGACAG gcagcagcagcccattcCCAAGCTCAACCCTCCACCACCCATCCTACGCAAAAGGTCAAGCAAGACATCCCCAAGCTTGGAAGTAGAGGTGAAGCCTGAGGGTGGTGCCCACTTGAGCTTGCCCAGCTCCAGTGTCTCCAATCTCACCAGCATCACTGCCAGCTCACTCACCCTCTTGGACCCTGAGGCAAGGACTCCAGCACCAAGTGCTGCCTCCGGCACAGAGCCCATCCCTGCCAGGACCTGCCAGCATACTCTGGGCAAGGACAGGACTggagagagcaggcagatgTCCCCCTTGGCCAGCATCCATaaccctgcagccagcaaggctCTGGCCAAGGACTTGGCTGCCCTGGCCAGCCCCATGGACAGCACATtgcccttctcccctgcagatgACACCTGCTTGCACATCAGCTTCTCAGAAGATGAGTTGCTTGAATCAGAGCTGGACACTGCCAGGGGTCCCAGCAGGATCCCCCCATAG
- the LOC135190335 gene encoding carboxyl-terminal PDZ ligand of neuronal nitric oxide synthase protein-like isoform X3, with protein sequence MPVKNRYNLVDDGCDSRVPLHNEEAFQHGIHFQAKYIGSLDVPRPNSRVEIVAAMRRIRYEFKAKNIKKKKVNIIVSVDGVKVILRKKQKRKEWTWDESKMVVMHDPVYRIFYVSHDSQDLKIFSYIARDGANNSFRCNVFKSKKKSQAMRVVRTVGQAFEVCHKLSLQHALQNADGQADGASDKSAEEQPLEVHQIKGSKITDTDDSDGICVSERGPGELPTARGDLGMLKSGQASKDKNCQVQLLKDQLAAETAARIEAQARVRQLLLTNRDLLQHVSLLVRQLTVLEAREQHRQPVDRSLQNLSLAQSLSLNLKNHYSLDVHLPSTSTPASILGSPVAPGSLPALGPGDSYLNLIGLERGGHHYSSKDGDECLAVLEGQDGLSRRVEGSEVGEFTLLNGSGQQKADDAYRGDEDRQQQPIPKLNPPPPILRKRSSKTSPSLEVEVKPEGGAHLSLPSSSVSNLTSITASSLTLLDPEARTPAPSAASGTEPIPARTCQHTLGKDRTGESRQMSPLASIHNPAASKALAKDLAALASPMDSTLPFSPADDTCLHISFSEDELLESELDTARGPSRIPP encoded by the exons TATGAGTTCAAAGCCAAGAACATTAAGAAGAAGAAAGTGAACATCATTGTGTCTGTGGATGGGGTGAAGGTGATTCTGCGCAAGAAGCAGAAG AGAAAGGAGTGGACCTGGGATGAGAGTAAGATGGTGGTGATGCACGACCCCGTGTACAG GATCTTCTACGTATCTCATGACTCACAAGACCTGAAAATCTTTAGCTACATTGCAAGGGACGGCGCAAACAACTCCTTCAGGTGCAATGTCTTCAAATCAAAGAAGAAG AGCCAGGCGATGCGGGTGGTGCGCACGGTGGGACAGGCCTTCGAGGTGTGCCACaagctgagcctgcagcacGCCCTGCAGAATGCCGACGGGCAAGCGGACGGTGCCAGCGACAAGTCAGCCGAGGAGCAGCCACTAGAAG TTCACCAGATTAAGGGCTCCAAGATCACGGATACAGACGATTCTGATGGCATCTGTGTGTCCGAGAGGGGACCTGGAGAGCTGCCCACTGCCAGGGGAGACCTTGGCATGCTGAAATCTGGGCAAGCCTCAAAGGATAAGAACTGCCAG GTGCAGCTGCTCAAGGACCAACTAGCCGCCGAAACGGCAGCACGGATCGAAGCGCAGGCTCGGGTACGGCAGCTCCTGTTGACCAACCGTGATCTGCTGCAGCACGTTTCCTTGCTGGTGCGGCAGCTGACAGTGCTGGAAGCCCGAGAGCAACACAGGCAACCAG TTGACCGCTCCTTGCAAAACCTGTCCCTGGCTCAGTCCCTCTCCCTGAACCTGAAGAACCACTACAGCTTGGATGTCCACCTGCCATCCACCTCCACCCCTGCCAGCATCCTGGGCAGTCCTGTGGCCCCTGGCTCACTGCCGGCCCTGGGCCCTGGGGACTCCTACCTCAACCTCATTGGCCTGGAGCGGGGAGGCCATCACTACAGCAGCAAGGATGGGGACGAGTgcttggctgtgctggaggGGCAGGATGGGCTCAGTCGGCGTGTGGAGGGCTCTGAGGTCGGCGAGTTCACTCTGCTCAACGGGAgtggccagcagaaggcagatgaCGCATACAGAGGGGATGAGGACAG gcagcagcagcccattcCCAAGCTCAACCCTCCACCACCCATCCTACGCAAAAGGTCAAGCAAGACATCCCCAAGCTTGGAAGTAGAGGTGAAGCCTGAGGGTGGTGCCCACTTGAGCTTGCCCAGCTCCAGTGTCTCCAATCTCACCAGCATCACTGCCAGCTCACTCACCCTCTTGGACCCTGAGGCAAGGACTCCAGCACCAAGTGCTGCCTCCGGCACAGAGCCCATCCCTGCCAGGACCTGCCAGCATACTCTGGGCAAGGACAGGACTggagagagcaggcagatgTCCCCCTTGGCCAGCATCCATaaccctgcagccagcaaggctCTGGCCAAGGACTTGGCTGCCCTGGCCAGCCCCATGGACAGCACATtgcccttctcccctgcagatgACACCTGCTTGCACATCAGCTTCTCAGAAGATGAGTTGCTTGAATCAGAGCTGGACACTGCCAGGGGTCCCAGCAGGATCCCCCCATAG